From the Solanum lycopersicum chromosome 10, SLM_r2.1 genome, one window contains:
- the LOC101258423 gene encoding large ribosomal subunit protein uL23-like isoform X1, with translation MAPAKADVIKKGDPKAQAVKAAKAVKSGSTFKKMSKRIRTKVTFHRPKTLKKDRNPKYPRISAPGRNRLDQYQILQCPLTTESAMKKIEDNNTLVFIVDIHADKKKIRDAVKKMYDIQAKKVNTLIRPDGTKKAYVRLTPDYDALDVANKIGII, from the exons ATGGCTCCCGCTAAAG CAGATGTGATAAAAAAAGGTGACCCCAAAGCTCAAGCTGTAAAGgctgccaaggctgtgaagtcgGGATCAACCTTTAAGAAGATGTCAAAAAGAATACGAACAAAAGTTACATTTCATCGGCCTAAGACATTGAAGAAGGACAGAAATCCCAAGTATCCCAGGATTAGTGCACCTGGAAGGAACAGACTTGATCAGTACCAGATTCTTCAATGTCCTCTAACCACCGAGTCTGCAATGAAGAAAATTGAGGATAATAATACACTTGTATTTATTGTTGACATTCATGCTGACAAAAAGAAGATCAGGGATGCGGTGAAGAAAATGTATGACATCCAGGCAAAGAAAGTCAATACGTTGATCAG GCCTGATGGAACTAAGAAGGCCTACGTGAGGTTGACGCCCGACTATGATGCTTTAGATGTGGCAAATAAAATTGGAATCATCTAA
- the LOC101257820 gene encoding uncharacterized protein: protein MNSNSTTPNFENLLLQSLMGRLQIRPPPLPSSNPSFLSPQSLEDLLFNNLPSDEEEDQDYNLNGSSSKSQLSIEESRLEKQIIRTILTGKIDSLKPNSGQAVTIGEHHICVAFHEDPGTDYRVWEWHGHLMLFDEENGYTPEYIYGNYFERVSVKLTKKKKEEEEEEEEDVEKEEKVGNLGLKELIESGESNSEGRILRRNMNAGSPRV from the exons ATGAATTCCAACTCCACAACTCCAAATTTCGAAAATCTTCTTCTCCAATCGTTAATGGGTAGACTCCAAATCCGTCCTCCTCCTCTTCCTTCATCAAACCCATCATTTCTTTCTCCACAATCACTCGAAGACCTTCTCTTCAACAACCTCCCTTccgatgaagaagaagatcaagactATAACCTTAATGGATCCTCCTCGAAGTCCCAGCTCTCCATAGAAGAATCCAGGCTTGAAAAACAGATAATCAGAACAATACTTACTGGAAAGATTGATTCATTGAAACCCAATTCTGGTCAGGCTGTTACGATTGGTGAACATCATATATGTGTTGCGTTTCATGAAGACCCAGGTACGGATTATCGGGTTTGGGAATGGCATGGACATCTTATGTTGTTTGATGAAGAAAATGGGTATACACCGGAGTATATTTATGGGAATTATTTTGAAAGAGTTAGTGTTAAGTtaacgaagaagaagaaagaggaggaggaggaagaagaagaggatgTTGAGAAAGAAGAGAAGGTGGGGAATTTGGGATTGAAGGAGTTGATTGAATCAGGTGAATCGAACAGTGAGGGGCGAATACTTCGTCGGAATATGAATGCTGGCTCTCCAAG GGTCTAG
- the LOC101258712 gene encoding organelle RRM domain-containing protein 2, mitochondrial, producing the protein MALFRRIFSGSSTIVQSQFSSIRLNSTLTSPKLFVSGLSRYTGDENLRKAFEEFGCLTEAKVITDRATGRSKGFGFVSYETIEEAEKAREGMNAKFLDGWVIFVDPAKPSMPRAPPPPPQDLVNFGITTNKTVGWTGR; encoded by the exons ATGGCATTATTTCGTCGCATTTTCAGTGGATCTTCGACGATTGTTCAATCACAGTTTTCTTCAATTCGTTTGAATTCAACGCTCACAAGTCCAAAGCTTTTTGTCAGCG GGCTTTCAAGATACACTGGTGATGAAAACCTTAGAAAGGCATTTGAAGAATTTGGATGTCTTACGGAAG CGAAAGTAATTACTGATAGAGCAACTGGGAGATCAAAGGGGTTCGGATTTGTTTCTTATGAAACAATAGAAGAAGCAGAAAAGGCTCGTGAAGGAATGAACGCCAAATTCTTGGATGGATGGGTAATATTCGTTGACCCTGCAAAGCCAAGTATGCCTAGAGCTCCACCTCCACCTCCACAAGATCTAGTAAATTTTGGGATTACAACAAATAAGACCGTTGGTTGGACTGGTCGATGA
- the LOC101253954 gene encoding premnaspirodiene oxygenase-like: protein MEFQFTFNFIFLFLFLSFLYLLVVQWKKSRNLNKKLPPGPWKLPFIGSVHHLALEGGLPHHALTNLGKKYGPFMHLQVGEISTVVVSSMDMAREVLKTHDLAFASRHKILAFDIILYKSTDIGFCSYGDYWRQMRKVCVLELLTTKNVRSFSSIRRDEASRLVQFIRSSTCGEPINVTERISWYQSSITCKTAFGELLKDQEKFLGILREFTEVAGGFSTADIFPSIKILQVLSGLKSRILKFHKNVDVIVEDVINEHKKNLASGKKGNGAFGGENLVDVLLRLKESGELKIPITNDNIKAIIIDLFIAGTETTTTTTIWAMTEMIRNPSVLAKAQTEVREAFKGKEEIFNEDVIEELKYLKQVVKETLRLHPPLPLLIPRECREETNINGYTIPLKTRVVVNVYSMGRDPKYWEDAESFIPERFEGSSVDFMGNNFEYLPFGSGRRMCPALSFGLINVYLPLANLLYHFDWKLPDCVKLEDMDMNEFSGIAAARKSELYLIATPYYPSHE, encoded by the exons ATGGAGTTTCAATTTacattcaatttcattttcttattccTTTTCCTATCATTCCTCTATTTACTAGTTGTGCAAtggaaaaaatcaagaaacttaaaCAAAAAACTTCCTCCAGGCCCATGGAAATTGCCCTTTATAGGAAGTGTTCATCACTTGGCATTAGAAGGTGGACTTCCTCATCATGCACTCACAAATTTGGGCAAAAAATATGGACCTTTCATGCACCTTCAAGTAGGCGAAATTTCTACCGTCGTGGTTTCTTCTATGGATATGGCGCGAGAGGTACTGAAAACTCATGACCTTGCTTTTGCATCGAGGCATAAAATATTAGCCTTCGACATAATATTATACAAGAGCACAGACATTGGGTTTTGTTCTTATGGAGATTACTGGAGACAGATGCGCAAAGTATGTGTGTTGGAACTTCTCACTACCAAGAACGTACGATCCTTTAGTTCCATCAGACGCGACGAGGCTTCACGCCTTGTGCAATTCATCCGGTCATCAACATGTGGTGAGCCGATAAATGTTACAGAACGGATTTCATGGTACCAGAGCTCAATCACATGCAAAACAGCATTTggggaattgttgaaagatcaAGAGAAATTCCTTGGAATACTTAGAGAATTCACGGAAGTGGCAGGTGGATTTAGTACGGCTGACATTTTCCCTTCAATCAAGATCCTTCAAGTGTTAAGTGGACTGAAGAGTAGAATcttgaaatttcacaaaaatgTTGATGTTATTGTTGAGGATGTTATCAATGAGCACAAGAAGAATCTTGCAAGTGGTAAAAAGGGAAATGGTGCATTTGGAGGTGAAAATTTAGTTGATGTTCTACTAAGATTAAAGGAGAGTGGGGAACTTAAAATTCCAATCACCAATGACAACATCAAAGCAATTATAATT GACTTGTTTATAGCTGGAACAgaaactacaacaacaacaacaatatggGCCATGACAGAAATGATAAGAAACCCAAGTGTATTAGCAAAAGCACAAACTGAGGTAAGAGAAGCATTCAAAGGGAAAGAAGAAATTTTCAATGAAGATGTTATTGAGGAGTTGAAATACCTAAAACAAGTTGTTAAAGAAACCTTGAGACTTCATCCTCCGCTCCCTCTCTTAATCCCTAGAGAATGTAGAGAAGAAACAAACATCAATGGTTACACTATCCCTTTAAAAACAAGAGTCGTTGTTAACGTTTATTCGATGGGGAGAGACCCAAAGTATTGGGAAGATGCAGAAAGCTTTATCCCTGAGAGATTCGAGGGGAGCTCTGTGGATTTTATGGGGAATAACTTTGAGTATCTTCCTTTTGGTTCCGGAAGGAGAATGTGTCCTGCACTATCATTTGGTTTGATCAATGTTTATCTTCCGCTAGCTAATTTATTGTATCATTTTGATTGGAAATTACCTGATTGTGTGAAGCTTGAAGACATGGACATGAATGAGTTTTCTGGAATAGCTGCAGCAAGAAAGAGCGAGCTTTACTTGATTGCCACTCCTTATTATCCTTCTCATGAATGA
- the LOC101257521 gene encoding premnaspirodiene oxygenase-like, translated as MDNSPPQQIKALSLRFERHASLSFSYLMEFQFPFNIIFLFLFLSFLYLLLVEWKKSRNLNKKLPPGPWKLPFLGSLHHLAIGGLPHHALTKLGKKYGPLMHLQLGEISTVVVSSMDMAREVLKTHDLAFASRPKLASIDIICYKSTDIVFSPYGEYWRQMRKVCVMELLTAKNVRSFSSILHDEASRLVQFIQSSTHGEPINITERILWYTSSITCKTAFGDQLLKDQEKFIQMVKKLVELASGFSLADIFPSIKILGVLTGARSRILKVHKNVDAIVEDVINEHKKNLASGKKGNGAFGGENLVDVLIRLMGSGELKIPITNDNIKAIMVDLFSAGTETSSTTATWAMTEMMRNPRVLKKAQAEVREAFKGKETFDEDVIEELKYLRQVVKETLRLHPPVPLLAPRECREETNINGYTIPLKTRVMVNVWSMGRDPKYWEDAESFIPERFARSSVDFLGNNFEYLPFGAGRRMCPGITFGLFNVYLPLAKLLYHFDWKLPDGQKPEDVDMTELSAITAARKSELYLIATPYHPSQ; from the exons ATGGACAATAGCCCTCCACAACAAATTAAAGCTTTGAGCTTGAGATTTGAGAGACACGCCTCACTTAGCTTTAGCTATCTAATGGAGTTCCAATTTCCATTCAATATCATTTTCTTATTCCTCTTCCTATCATTCCTCTATTTACTACTTGTGGAAtggaaaaaatcaagaaacttaaaCAAAAAACTTCCTCCAGGACCATGGAAATTGCCTTTCTTAGGAAGTCTACATCACTTGGCAATAGGTGGACTTCCCCATCATGCACTCACAAAATTGGGCAAAAAATATGGGCCTCTCATGCACCTTCAACTAGGGGAAATTTCTACGGTCGTAGTTTCTTCGATGGACATGGCGCGAGAGGTATTGAAAACTCATGACCTTGCTTTTGCATCGAGGCCTAAATTAGCATCCATCGACATAATATGTTACAAGAGCACGGACATTGTGTTTAGTCCGTACGGAGAATATTGGAGACAAATGCGTAAAGTATGTGTCATGGAACTACTCACCGCCAAGAATGTCCGGTCCTTTAGTTCCATCTTGCACGACGAGGCATCTCGTCTCGTGCAATTCATCCAGTCATCGACACATGGTGAGCCAATAAACATTACGGAACGGATTTTATGGTACACGAGTTCAATTACATGTAAGACAGCATTTGGGGATCAATTGTTGAAAGACCAAGAGAAATTCATTCAAATGGTGAAGAAATTGGTGGAATTGGCAAGTGGATTTAGTTTGGCTGACATTTTCCCTTCAATCAAGATCCTTGGTGTACTAACTGGAGCAAGGAGTAGAATCTTGAAAGTTCACAAAAATGTTGATGCTATTGTTGAGGATGTTATCAATGAGCACAAGAAGAATCTTGCAAGTGGTAAAAAGGGAAATGGTGCATTTGGAGGTGAAAATTTAGTTGATGTTCTTATAAGATTAATGGGAAGTGGGGAACTCAAAATCCCAATCACCAATGACAACATCAAAGCAATTATGGTT GACTTGTTCTCTGCGGGAACAGAAACTTCATCAACAACAGCAACATGGGCTATGACAGAAATGATGAGGAACCCAAGGGTGTTAAAAAAGGCACAAGCAGAAGTAAGAGAAGCATTCAAAGGGAAAGAAACTTTCGATGAGGATGTTATTGAGGAATTGAAATATCTAAGACAAGTTGTTAAAGAAACCTTAAGACTTCATCCTCCAGTCCCTCTCTTAGCCCCCAGAGAATGCAGGGAAGAAACAAACATCAATGGATACACCATCCCATTAAAAACAAGAGTCATGGTTAATGTTTGGTCGATGGGAAGGGACCCAAAGTATTGGGAAGATGCGGAAAGCTTTATACCTGAGAGATTCGCGCGCAGCTCTGTGGATTTCTTGGGGAATAACTTTGAGTATCTTCCTTTTGGTGCCGGAAGGAGAATGTGTCCTGGAATTACATTTGGTTTGTTCAATGTTTATCTTCCACTAGCCAAATTGCTCTATCATTTTGATTGGAAATTACCTGATGGTCAGAAGCCAGAGGATGTGGACATGACTGAGCTCTCTGCAATAACTGCAGCAAGAAAGAGTGAGCTTTACTTGATTGCCACTCCTTATCATCCttctcaataa
- the LOC101258423 gene encoding large ribosomal subunit protein uL23-like isoform X2 — MAPAKDVIKKGDPKAQAVKAAKAVKSGSTFKKMSKRIRTKVTFHRPKTLKKDRNPKYPRISAPGRNRLDQYQILQCPLTTESAMKKIEDNNTLVFIVDIHADKKKIRDAVKKMYDIQAKKVNTLIRPDGTKKAYVRLTPDYDALDVANKIGII; from the exons ATGGCTCCCGCTAAAG ATGTGATAAAAAAAGGTGACCCCAAAGCTCAAGCTGTAAAGgctgccaaggctgtgaagtcgGGATCAACCTTTAAGAAGATGTCAAAAAGAATACGAACAAAAGTTACATTTCATCGGCCTAAGACATTGAAGAAGGACAGAAATCCCAAGTATCCCAGGATTAGTGCACCTGGAAGGAACAGACTTGATCAGTACCAGATTCTTCAATGTCCTCTAACCACCGAGTCTGCAATGAAGAAAATTGAGGATAATAATACACTTGTATTTATTGTTGACATTCATGCTGACAAAAAGAAGATCAGGGATGCGGTGAAGAAAATGTATGACATCCAGGCAAAGAAAGTCAATACGTTGATCAG GCCTGATGGAACTAAGAAGGCCTACGTGAGGTTGACGCCCGACTATGATGCTTTAGATGTGGCAAATAAAATTGGAATCATCTAA
- the LOC101259009 gene encoding uncharacterized protein gives MGDSSAQYIHLVHRLIEECLLFNMSREECMEALSKHANIQPVITSTVWKELEKENKEFFKSYKKKDEDEESTSINNNNNNNNIIESKVEITRQRIHNLLLNSQLSKYKP, from the exons ATGGGTGATTCTTCGGCTCAATACATCCACTTG GTGCATCGCTTGATCGAAGAGTGTTTATTGTTCAACATGAGCAGAGAGGAATGCATGGAAGCACTTTCCAAACATGCAAATATTCAGCCAGTTATCACATCCACag TGTGGAAAGAGTTGGAGAAGGAGAACAAAGAGTTTTTCAAGTCATACAAGAAAAAAGACGAGGATGAAGAATCAACATcaatcaataataacaataataataataatattatagaaTCCAAAGTGGAGATAACAAGACAAAGAATCCACAATTTGCTATTGAATTCCCAACTCTCTAAATACAAACCATAG